The Paenibacillus macerans genome includes a window with the following:
- the acpS gene encoding holo-ACP synthase, whose product MIYGIGHDVVEIERVRRMLSGSVGERLTRRILTAAERQLPGQTARAAEFLAGRFAAKEAVSKAFGCGIGRTLGFADMEILPDASGKPCVFMPPEAWERLGLTGHGRYTVHLSITHERNLASAFAVVERIEQGT is encoded by the coding sequence TTGATTTACGGAATCGGACATGATGTTGTCGAAATCGAACGCGTCCGGCGGATGTTAAGCGGTTCGGTCGGCGAGCGGCTGACGCGGCGCATCCTGACCGCGGCCGAACGGCAATTGCCGGGGCAAACCGCGCGTGCGGCAGAGTTTTTGGCGGGGCGGTTCGCCGCCAAGGAGGCCGTCAGCAAGGCGTTTGGCTGCGGCATCGGCAGGACGCTCGGGTTTGCCGACATGGAGATTTTGCCGGATGCGAGCGGCAAGCCGTGCGTATTTATGCCGCCGGAAGCCTGGGAGCGGCTGGGGTTGACGGGCCATGGCCGGTATACGGTCCATTTGAGCATTACGCACGAACGGAATTTGGCGTCCGCCTTTGCCGTGGTGGAACGCATTGAACAGGGCACATAA
- a CDS encoding AraC family transcriptional regulator, with translation MNAVSTIMQSIDYIEERLGEELTLSRIAKAMFYSEYHFHRTFLYFVGDTVTSYVRKRRLSTAAELLTETDLKVLEIALRCGFGSHEAFTRAFRKMYGILPTECRKLGRPPFLVPRAAPLPTIDAQITSDWGDQIMQYRIEQLPAMRILGYAMQSTIVEGKNHDDIPAFWQTYMQERLGERIPGKKNPNVELGVCSPTDEDGTFQYIIGFEVDEAAEVQEGITEYLIPAATYAIFTTPPAGEDNFSTSIQTTWDGIFANWFPVSGYEQINAPDFEWYDERCWPKEGKQIDIYIPVQPAKSNPEA, from the coding sequence ATGAACGCTGTCAGCACTATCATGCAAAGCATCGACTACATTGAAGAGCGGCTCGGCGAAGAGCTGACGCTAAGCAGGATCGCCAAAGCGATGTTTTATTCCGAGTACCATTTTCACCGCACTTTTTTGTACTTTGTCGGCGACACGGTCACATCCTATGTGCGGAAACGGAGATTGTCGACGGCGGCGGAACTGCTGACCGAAACCGACTTGAAGGTGCTGGAGATCGCGCTGCGGTGCGGCTTCGGCTCCCATGAAGCCTTTACCCGGGCGTTCCGGAAAATGTACGGCATCCTGCCGACAGAGTGCCGCAAGCTGGGCCGTCCGCCGTTTCTTGTGCCGCGCGCCGCGCCTCTTCCGACCATCGATGCGCAAATAACCAGTGATTGGGGAGATCAAATCATGCAATACCGTATCGAACAACTACCCGCCATGCGGATTCTGGGCTACGCGATGCAAAGCACCATCGTGGAAGGCAAAAACCATGACGATATTCCGGCATTTTGGCAAACGTACATGCAGGAGCGGCTCGGAGAACGGATTCCCGGCAAAAAAAATCCAAACGTCGAGCTTGGCGTTTGCTCCCCTACCGACGAAGACGGAACCTTCCAATATATCATCGGCTTTGAAGTGGACGAAGCGGCCGAGGTTCAGGAGGGCATAACAGAATATCTCATTCCGGCGGCTACCTACGCCATCTTTACGACACCTCCGGCCGGCGAGGACAATTTCAGCACGTCCATCCAAACGACCTGGGACGGGATTTTTGCGAACTGGTTCCCTGTATCCGGTTACGAGCAAATCAATGCCCCCGATTTCGAATGGTACGATGAACGCTGTTGGCCAAAAGAAGGCAAGCAGATCGATATCTACATTCCCGTCCAGCCAGCGAAATCCAATCCGGAAGCTTAA
- a CDS encoding VOC family protein codes for MMLKWDHTVQYVNDLNTPVEAFAKWGLTAFKGGSHKFWGTYNALSYFGLTYIEFLGIEDRPLAEKIDTPNAVVRDALVELPAREAFSRVALRTDDIDGLASRLQGQGLELSPILDGRRLDARGNWIEWRMFTIDGHYRGLNYPFILQWNGTDAERLSGLKASGIIQDHPAGEVDIHSAVFTVSDPAAAAAHWQALFGLPLLESEPGGESARLGIGDKSFLFKRGDAERLTQLVFKTGAPGLQNGTLEIGEAQFVFLPE; via the coding sequence ATGATGCTGAAGTGGGACCACACCGTGCAATACGTCAACGATTTGAATACACCGGTTGAGGCGTTTGCAAAATGGGGACTGACGGCCTTTAAAGGCGGTTCCCATAAGTTCTGGGGGACGTATAACGCGCTAAGTTATTTTGGCTTAACGTATATCGAATTTCTCGGGATCGAGGACCGGCCGCTGGCGGAAAAAATCGATACGCCCAACGCGGTTGTCCGCGACGCCTTGGTGGAGTTGCCAGCCCGCGAAGCGTTCAGCCGGGTCGCGCTGCGCACGGACGATATCGATGGGCTGGCGTCCCGTCTACAGGGTCAGGGCCTTGAACTCTCGCCGATTTTGGACGGGCGGAGGCTCGATGCGCGAGGGAACTGGATCGAATGGCGGATGTTTACGATCGACGGGCATTACCGGGGCCTAAATTATCCGTTTATCCTGCAATGGAACGGTACGGATGCTGAGCGCTTGTCGGGGCTGAAAGCATCGGGGATTATCCAAGATCATCCCGCGGGAGAAGTGGACATTCACAGCGCCGTGTTTACGGTCTCCGATCCGGCGGCCGCGGCCGCACACTGGCAAGCGTTGTTCGGTTTGCCGCTGCTGGAATCGGAACCTGGCGGCGAATCGGCCCGGCTTGGCATCGGAGACAAGTCGTTTCTGTTCAAGCGGGGGGACGCGGAGCGGTTAACGCAGCTTGTTTTTAAGACCGGCGCGCCGGGCTTGCAGAACGGGACGCTGGAAATCGGCGAAGCGCAATTTGTCTTTTTGCCGGAATGA
- the proC gene encoding pyrroline-5-carboxylate reductase — protein sequence MAQQRIHFIGGGQMAEAIIRALVGSGTVPAHLISAADVREERVRYLSETYRIQAAEEPKQALAEAELIVIAVRPQDDLAGVGGLIREFAGKDGVVVSIVAGVTIAKLESYVGSKRSVVRVIPNTLTDTGFGYSGVAFNEHAELAQVEAFLNGFGKVQVVDEAQLDVFTGYGVAGPNYVYYFIESLADAGVLAGLPREQAWRIALENVEGAVAMLRHTGLHPRQLLDINNSPGGVGINALHELNRSDFAAGLQRSVLTAVRRTTELGKEVSQ from the coding sequence ATGGCGCAGCAACGTATTCATTTCATCGGCGGAGGGCAGATGGCCGAAGCGATCATCCGGGCGCTTGTCGGCAGTGGGACGGTGCCGGCCCATCTGATCAGCGCGGCGGATGTTCGGGAGGAGCGCGTACGATATTTAAGTGAAACCTACCGTATACAGGCCGCGGAAGAACCGAAACAGGCGCTGGCGGAGGCCGAGCTGATCGTGATCGCTGTGCGGCCGCAGGATGACTTGGCCGGGGTCGGCGGATTGATCCGCGAGTTTGCCGGCAAGGACGGCGTTGTCGTATCAATCGTAGCGGGCGTGACCATAGCCAAGCTGGAAAGTTATGTCGGCTCCAAGCGTTCCGTTGTCCGGGTTATTCCGAACACGCTTACGGACACCGGCTTCGGATACAGCGGAGTGGCGTTTAACGAACATGCGGAACTGGCCCAAGTGGAAGCATTCCTGAACGGGTTTGGCAAAGTGCAGGTGGTGGACGAAGCGCAGCTTGACGTTTTTACCGGTTACGGCGTGGCCGGACCGAATTATGTTTATTATTTCATCGAATCCCTTGCCGATGCGGGGGTGCTCGCCGGACTGCCGCGGGAACAGGCCTGGCGGATCGCTTTGGAGAACGTCGAAGGCGCGGTGGCGATGCTGCGGCATACCGGGCTGCATCCGCGCCAGCTTCTCGACATCAACAATTCCCCCGGCGGGGTGGGCATTAACGCCTTGCACGAGCTGAACCGCAGCGATTTTGCCGCCGGGTTGCAGCGAAGCGTGCTGACGGCGGTCAGACGGACAACGGAACTTGGAAAGGAAGTGTCCCAATGA
- a CDS encoding MetQ/NlpA family ABC transporter substrate-binding protein encodes MKKFSAVLLIGLLLVLSACGKQSTAGQDKKEITVGFGVGTYEEQFRAGILPILEKKGYKVNIKTFSQNMQVNPAMQEESIDASVFQSTAYMEGINDELHMDMTGIAFVPSAPQGLYSERHQSLDEVKDGSTVAVPNDPVNQERAVRILEELGWVKVAENAGTTDFNLNSVSPGQYAIDIQVLDPAQILVSLKDVDFGVVNGNYIANAKRKITEALKIENTPEQHRIIVSINKADENTQWAKDLKAAYESPEFEEYIKSQDKYDGFILPAAWENN; translated from the coding sequence ATGAAGAAATTTTCGGCTGTTTTATTGATCGGACTGTTGCTGGTGCTTTCCGCCTGCGGCAAACAAAGCACCGCCGGCCAAGACAAAAAGGAGATTACGGTCGGCTTCGGCGTCGGAACCTATGAGGAACAATTCCGGGCGGGCATCTTGCCGATCCTTGAGAAAAAAGGGTACAAAGTGAACATCAAAACTTTTTCCCAAAATATGCAGGTGAATCCGGCGATGCAGGAAGAGTCTATCGATGCCAGCGTGTTCCAGAGCACCGCATACATGGAAGGGATCAATGACGAGCTGCATATGGACATGACCGGCATCGCCTTTGTTCCCAGCGCGCCGCAGGGCTTGTATTCCGAGAGACATCAGTCTTTGGACGAAGTGAAGGACGGCAGCACGGTGGCCGTTCCCAACGATCCGGTGAATCAGGAGCGCGCCGTCCGGATATTGGAGGAGCTGGGCTGGGTGAAGGTGGCCGAGAATGCCGGCACGACCGACTTCAACTTGAACAGCGTGTCGCCGGGGCAATACGCTATCGACATTCAGGTGCTGGATCCGGCGCAAATTTTAGTGTCGCTGAAGGATGTCGATTTCGGGGTGGTGAACGGCAACTATATCGCGAATGCGAAGCGGAAAATTACCGAGGCTTTAAAAATCGAAAATACGCCTGAGCAGCACCGGATTATCGTATCTATAAACAAGGCCGACGAAAACACGCAATGGGCAAAAGACCTGAAAGCCGCTTATGAATCCCCGGAGTTCGAGGAGTACATCAAGTCCCAGGACAAGTATGACGGATTTATTTTGCCGGCGGCATGGGAGAACAATTAA
- a CDS encoding uroporphyrinogen decarboxylase family protein, with amino-acid sequence MADWNKTARFRALLSGETADRPIVSGWHHFLNKEQNAGDLAEATIAFTREFAWDWVKINPRATYYAETWGNCYDFRDYRTVFPKQTAAAIREAADVWRIEPRRAAESAPLAEQLQAARLIRSGLADTPLTQTVFSPLTVLLFLAGQSAYVNDTVYGSERPVPLAALFGGQRAGVHRALHAIAVTLAEYVEELGRIGIDGIFYAVTGTAHPGLFDESAFNEFSRPYDHIVLEAASFGKRILHTCGAHSQPERFNDYPIEGISWDTYAAGNAGLDAPLRATKVGGIDHALFAGGDLERIRAQAREALSLMRGQPFLLAPNCAVPVNATDAALYQLRNSLEEGL; translated from the coding sequence ATGGCAGACTGGAATAAAACGGCCCGATTTCGGGCCCTGTTGTCCGGCGAAACGGCGGATCGTCCGATTGTCAGCGGCTGGCATCATTTTTTGAATAAAGAACAAAATGCCGGGGACTTGGCGGAAGCGACGATCGCTTTTACGCGGGAATTCGCTTGGGATTGGGTCAAAATCAATCCGCGGGCGACCTATTACGCGGAAACTTGGGGGAACTGCTACGATTTCCGCGATTACCGCACGGTGTTTCCCAAACAGACCGCGGCGGCCATTCGGGAGGCGGCCGATGTATGGCGGATTGAGCCGCGGCGGGCGGCGGAATCGGCCCCGCTGGCGGAGCAGCTGCAGGCGGCCCGGCTGATCCGGTCCGGACTGGCGGATACGCCGTTGACGCAAACCGTCTTCTCGCCGCTGACGGTATTGTTGTTTCTGGCGGGACAGTCGGCTTACGTGAACGATACGGTTTACGGCAGCGAACGGCCCGTCCCGCTCGCAGCTTTATTCGGCGGGCAGCGGGCCGGGGTGCACCGCGCTTTGCACGCCATCGCGGTAACTTTGGCGGAGTATGTGGAGGAGCTCGGCCGGATCGGGATCGATGGCATTTTTTACGCGGTGACGGGAACCGCCCATCCGGGATTGTTCGACGAATCCGCTTTTAACGAGTTCTCAAGGCCTTATGATCACATCGTGCTTGAAGCGGCAAGTTTCGGCAAACGGATTCTGCATACTTGCGGAGCTCATTCCCAGCCTGAACGGTTTAACGATTATCCTATCGAGGGGATCAGTTGGGATACATACGCCGCCGGCAACGCCGGTTTGGACGCTCCGCTCCGGGCAACGAAGGTGGGAGGGATCGACCATGCCCTGTTCGCCGGCGGCGATCTTGAACGCATTCGCGCGCAAGCCCGCGAGGCGCTTTCGCTGATGCGGGGCCAACCGTTCCTGCTGGCGCCGAACTGTGCGGTGCCGGTGAATGCGACGGACGCTGCTTTATACCAATTGCGCAATTCACTGGAAGAGGGGTTGTAA
- a CDS encoding methionine ABC transporter ATP-binding protein, translating to MIEIRDVYKVFERKGISSTALQGVSLTVEKGDIFGVIGYSGAGKSTLIRLVNRLERPTGGQVFIEGQPLDSLNAEQLRALKKRIGMIFQHFNLLESGTVYHNVAIPLILQKKPKQEIRERVSELLEFVGLGDKAASYPSELSGGQKQRVGIARALASNPSILLCDEPTSALDPQTTQAILQLLKRINAEYHITIMIITHEMAVIQEICNRVAVMEAGRIVEQGPVLDVFGRPQHPTTRSFVQTVIHDRLPQSVKISLDRKAEKARLFKLGFVGAAASSPIISRLIRHFTDMEVNILFASTSEIQDTTLGSMILQLQGPSRTIDEAACFLHAQGVQIQEVTETVC from the coding sequence ATGATTGAGATCAGGGATGTTTACAAAGTTTTCGAACGAAAAGGAATTTCCAGCACCGCGCTGCAAGGGGTAAGCTTAACCGTGGAAAAAGGGGATATTTTCGGGGTAATCGGCTACAGCGGAGCGGGCAAAAGCACCTTAATCCGCTTGGTCAACCGCCTGGAAAGACCCACCGGCGGACAAGTATTTATCGAAGGGCAGCCGCTTGATTCCTTAAATGCCGAGCAACTGCGGGCTTTGAAGAAACGGATCGGCATGATTTTTCAGCATTTCAACCTGCTGGAGTCGGGGACGGTTTATCATAACGTGGCCATACCGCTCATCCTGCAAAAAAAGCCGAAGCAAGAGATCCGGGAACGGGTCAGCGAGCTGCTGGAATTCGTCGGCCTTGGCGACAAAGCCGCAAGTTACCCGAGCGAACTGTCGGGCGGCCAAAAACAGCGGGTCGGGATCGCCCGGGCGCTGGCCTCCAATCCGTCCATTTTGCTGTGCGACGAACCTACCTCGGCGCTGGACCCGCAAACCACGCAAGCGATTTTGCAGCTGCTTAAACGCATCAACGCCGAATACCATATTACGATCATGATTATTACGCATGAAATGGCTGTCATTCAGGAAATTTGCAACCGCGTCGCCGTAATGGAGGCCGGCCGGATCGTCGAACAAGGCCCCGTGCTGGATGTGTTTGGCCGCCCGCAGCATCCGACGACGCGAAGCTTCGTGCAGACGGTCATTCACGACCGCCTGCCGCAAAGCGTTAAAATAAGCCTCGACCGGAAAGCGGAGAAAGCCCGCCTGTTTAAGCTGGGGTTTGTCGGGGCCGCCGCATCTTCCCCGATTATCAGCAGGCTGATTCGCCATTTTACCGACATGGAGGTTAATATTTTGTTTGCCTCCACCTCCGAAATTCAAGATACGACGCTCGGAAGCATGATCCTTCAGCTCCAAGGACCTTCCCGTACCATCGATGAAGCGGCCTGCTTCCTTCACGCCCAAGGCGTTCAAATTCAGGAGGTGACCGAAACCGTATGTTAA
- a CDS encoding methionine ABC transporter permease: MLSTTITLDQFMQAIYETIYMVSFSLLLGALLGIPLGILLVVTRPGGLLENKAVYALLNPVINIVRSLPFIILLVAIIPLTRAIVQTSIGTNAAIVPLIIYIAPYIARLVENSLLEVNPGILEAAEAMGATPAQVIWHFLLPEAFGSLILSLTTATVGLIGATAMAGTVGGGGVGDLAISYGYQRFDDVVMVATVIVLVLFVQGLQSLGNWLARKVRRR, from the coding sequence ATGTTAAGTACAACCATTACCCTCGATCAATTTATGCAAGCCATCTATGAAACGATTTACATGGTCAGCTTCTCTTTGCTGCTTGGGGCATTGCTGGGCATACCGCTGGGTATTTTGCTCGTAGTAACGCGGCCCGGAGGTTTGCTGGAAAATAAGGCGGTGTACGCCCTGCTTAATCCGGTCATCAATATCGTCCGTTCGCTGCCGTTTATCATTTTGCTCGTCGCTATCATCCCGTTGACTCGGGCGATCGTTCAAACCTCCATCGGCACGAACGCGGCCATCGTTCCGCTGATCATTTATATTGCCCCGTATATTGCGCGGCTGGTCGAGAACTCGCTGCTGGAAGTAAATCCGGGAATATTGGAAGCGGCGGAAGCCATGGGGGCGACGCCCGCGCAGGTGATCTGGCACTTTCTGCTGCCCGAAGCGTTCGGCTCGCTTATTTTAAGCCTGACCACCGCAACGGTCGGATTGATTGGCGCAACCGCGATGGCCGGAACGGTTGGCGGGGGCGGCGTCGGAGATCTGGCTATTTCGTACGGATACCAGCGTTTCGACGATGTGGTGATGGTGGCTACGGTTATCGTGCTCGTTTTGTTCGTTCAGGGGCTGCAATCCCTCGGCAACTGGCTGGCGCGAAAAGTAAGGCGCCGCTAG
- a CDS encoding 3'-5' exonuclease encodes MNFTAIDFETANASRSSACSLGLVQVRNGVVTAEHVWLIDPLQPFDRMNIAIHGITPSMVEGQPSFAELWPIVEPLLQGEVVVAHNAVFDISVLRYCLDAAELRYPDFQYLCTYRIGKAMLRELPSHKLNIVSKHFGISFKHHDALDDAKASAYILLKLMEQQQQADPLQLAVSQGYNPGTMYAGGYTPFKALPKKQQKVGQ; translated from the coding sequence GTGAATTTTACAGCCATTGATTTTGAGACCGCCAATGCAAGCCGTTCAAGCGCCTGTTCCCTTGGGCTGGTTCAAGTTAGAAATGGAGTGGTGACGGCAGAACATGTCTGGTTGATCGATCCGCTCCAGCCGTTTGACAGGATGAATATCGCGATTCACGGAATCACTCCTTCCATGGTTGAGGGACAACCTTCCTTTGCCGAGCTTTGGCCTATTGTGGAGCCGCTGCTTCAAGGAGAAGTCGTCGTGGCCCATAACGCCGTTTTTGATATAAGCGTGCTGCGCTATTGTCTGGATGCCGCGGAATTGCGTTACCCTGATTTCCAGTACTTATGTACATACCGCATTGGAAAGGCGATGCTCCGGGAGCTTCCTTCCCATAAACTAAATATCGTCTCCAAGCATTTCGGCATCAGCTTTAAACATCATGATGCGCTTGATGACGCTAAGGCATCCGCTTATATTCTATTGAAACTAATGGAGCAGCAGCAGCAGGCCGATCCGCTCCAGCTTGCCGTCAGTCAGGGTTACAATCCCGGAACGATGTATGCGGGCGGTTATACTCCCTTTAAAGCTTTGCCCAAAAAACAGCAAAAAGTCGGCCAATGA
- the nadE gene encoding ammonia-dependent NAD(+) synthetase has translation MSLQQEIIERLGVKPVIDVDAEIRKRVDFLKEHVKSSRTSGLLIAISGGIDSAVTAGLCKRATDELTQETGQPYMTLGVFQPYGQQEDIEHSYEVAKAFGLEHTVETNIEEAVDEIALEVEHGLKNIGKPRHLSAPGKGNVKARTRMVMQYALAFELNLLVVGTDHASEAITGFYTKWGDGAVDITPLSSLNKRQVRQLAARLGVPQSVLDKAPTAGLWEGQTDEKELGISYEDNSDYLEGKEVDPAVRERLESFYLKTEHKRSPIPGI, from the coding sequence ATGAGTCTGCAGCAGGAAATTATTGAGCGTTTGGGCGTAAAGCCCGTCATTGACGTCGATGCGGAAATCCGTAAGCGCGTCGATTTTTTGAAGGAGCATGTGAAAAGCTCGCGGACGAGCGGTCTGCTGATCGCCATTAGCGGCGGCATCGACAGCGCCGTGACGGCCGGCCTGTGCAAACGGGCGACGGATGAGCTGACGCAGGAAACCGGCCAGCCTTACATGACGCTTGGCGTGTTCCAGCCTTACGGGCAGCAGGAAGACATTGAGCACAGCTACGAGGTGGCCAAGGCGTTTGGACTCGAGCATACCGTGGAGACGAACATCGAGGAAGCTGTGGACGAAATCGCGCTGGAGGTGGAGCACGGCCTCAAAAACATCGGCAAACCGCGCCATCTCAGCGCGCCGGGCAAAGGCAACGTCAAAGCGCGGACGAGAATGGTGATGCAATACGCGCTCGCCTTTGAATTGAATTTGCTGGTGGTCGGCACCGATCACGCCTCCGAAGCGATCACCGGATTTTATACGAAATGGGGGGACGGCGCGGTTGACATTACCCCGCTCAGTTCCCTGAACAAGCGCCAGGTCCGCCAGCTCGCCGCCCGCCTTGGCGTGCCGCAGAGCGTGCTGGACAAAGCGCCGACCGCCGGGCTGTGGGAAGGCCAGACGGACGAGAAGGAGCTGGGAATCAGCTACGAAGACAACAGCGACTATCTGGAAGGCAAAGAGGTCGATCCGGCCGTTCGGGAGCGCCTGGAATCGTTCTATTTGAAAACGGAGCATAAGCGCAGCCCGATCCCGGGGATCTGA
- a CDS encoding BrxA/BrxB family bacilliredoxin, whose amino-acid sequence MSMSFDQYMRDMVQPMRDELTVLGIQELRTPEEVEEKLPGAKGTALVVVNSVCGCAAGQCRPGVAKALQHDLTPDHLFTVFAGQDKEATAKAREYFAPYPPSSPSIALMKDGELVHFIERHQIEDRSAEEIAADLTSAFDRFCR is encoded by the coding sequence ATGTCTATGTCATTTGACCAATATATGAGAGACATGGTTCAACCGATGAGAGACGAATTAACCGTACTGGGGATTCAGGAACTGCGGACGCCGGAAGAGGTTGAGGAGAAGCTGCCCGGAGCGAAAGGAACCGCTTTGGTCGTCGTGAACTCCGTCTGCGGCTGTGCGGCGGGCCAATGCCGTCCGGGCGTGGCGAAGGCGCTGCAGCACGATTTGACGCCGGACCATCTGTTTACGGTGTTTGCCGGACAGGATAAGGAAGCAACCGCCAAAGCCCGCGAATATTTCGCGCCGTATCCGCCGTCCTCGCCTTCCATCGCGCTGATGAAGGATGGGGAATTGGTGCATTTTATCGAGCGCCATCAAATCGAAGACCGCTCGGCCGAGGAAATCGCCGCTGATCTGACCAGCGCGTTCGACCGCTTCTGCCGGTAA
- a CDS encoding two-component system sensor histidine kinase NtrB, whose translation MEAVKEIVLQVLIASLPALLFPLSYEKRNCHLQQNGAAAKGTPYVQGLTFTCMFSMLLCALFASRLWEAVPLNFGILPLFALILYGRFRSGAILAALHIIIYPLYTINHTLAGIILETGLPLYPLVFLASRYFRRTERHGKVAILSLCFMGGGLMSGGSPFLTGDLSLISDLSALISTLLNVGIAMAVGSLFVHMVENTLEKEKLREQVTQLSGEYFREAERLQQMMDAAPLGIVLLDQQGFIISVNDTFLQLYGMHRNEQAETAARADLISRKLEDVLGGLPIGKLASRVKSALAGKSKTSELLQSDDHIYFTSASAILKSREIIGAVAIVQDITELETLRMERGHVERLSLVGQMAAGITHELRNPMAVVRGFLQLMREKSPSNLDHYYRIVLDELDRANGIINDFLSLAQNRPMENELCDLHDIIMELTPLLWADANLRGQTIEVKLDEQVPALLLNGKEIKQLILNLARNAMEAMEGKGQLTMETRLADSGVELLVTDTGPGIPPSQQAKLFEPFYTTKEKGTGIGLALCLSIIERHRGKISVRSGEGEGTTFTVFFPFAET comes from the coding sequence GTGGAGGCTGTAAAAGAAATCGTGTTGCAGGTGCTCATTGCCAGCTTGCCTGCGCTTCTGTTTCCGTTGTCGTATGAAAAAAGAAATTGTCATTTACAGCAAAATGGTGCCGCTGCTAAAGGGACGCCCTACGTCCAGGGACTTACGTTTACGTGTATGTTCAGCATGCTGCTCTGCGCCTTGTTCGCTTCTCGCCTGTGGGAAGCGGTCCCGCTTAATTTCGGAATACTGCCGCTGTTCGCGCTCATTCTTTACGGCAGGTTTCGGAGCGGAGCGATCCTTGCGGCGCTTCATATTATAATCTATCCGTTGTATACAATAAACCACACCTTGGCCGGAATTATACTGGAGACGGGGCTGCCGCTTTATCCGCTTGTATTTTTAGCCTCCCGTTATTTCAGAAGGACCGAACGGCACGGCAAAGTTGCGATTCTTTCGCTGTGCTTCATGGGCGGCGGGCTGATGAGCGGCGGATCTCCGTTCCTGACGGGGGATTTATCCCTGATTTCGGATTTAAGCGCTTTAATTTCCACTCTGCTTAATGTCGGCATTGCGATGGCGGTTGGCAGCTTGTTTGTCCATATGGTGGAGAACACGCTGGAAAAGGAAAAACTCCGCGAGCAGGTTACGCAGCTTTCGGGCGAATATTTCCGCGAAGCCGAGAGATTGCAGCAGATGATGGATGCCGCGCCGCTTGGCATCGTTCTGCTGGATCAGCAAGGCTTTATTATCTCGGTAAACGATACGTTTCTCCAGTTATATGGAATGCACCGCAACGAGCAGGCGGAAACGGCGGCGCGCGCGGATCTGATCTCGCGCAAGCTGGAGGACGTCCTCGGCGGCTTGCCGATCGGCAAGCTCGCTTCCCGGGTGAAAAGTGCGCTTGCCGGAAAGTCGAAAACGTCCGAGCTGCTGCAAAGCGATGACCATATTTATTTTACCAGCGCTTCGGCGATCCTAAAAAGCCGGGAAATCATCGGCGCCGTGGCTATCGTCCAGGACATTACGGAGCTGGAAACCCTCCGCATGGAGCGGGGACATGTCGAGCGGCTGAGCCTCGTCGGACAAATGGCGGCCGGCATTACGCATGAGCTCCGCAACCCGATGGCCGTCGTTCGCGGCTTTCTGCAGCTGATGCGGGAGAAGAGTCCGTCCAATCTGGACCACTATTACCGGATCGTGTTGGACGAGCTCGACCGGGCCAACGGCATCATCAACGATTTTCTCTCGCTGGCGCAAAACCGCCCGATGGAAAACGAGCTGTGCGATCTGCACGACATCATCATGGAGCTGACGCCTTTGCTGTGGGCGGATGCCAATTTGCGCGGACAGACGATCGAGGTCAAGCTGGATGAGCAGGTGCCGGCGCTGCTGCTGAACGGGAAGGAGATCAAGCAGCTGATCCTGAATTTGGCGCGCAACGCCATGGAAGCGATGGAGGGAAAAGGGCAGCTGACGATGGAAACGAGGTTGGCCGATTCCGGCGTGGAGCTGCTCGTGACCGATACGGGTCCGGGAATACCGCCAAGTCAACAGGCGAAGCTGTTCGAACCGTTTTATACGACGAAAGAGAAGGGGACGGGGATTGGACTGGCCTTATGCCTCAGCATCATCGAACGCCACCGGGGCAAAATCAGCGTCCGCTCCGGGGAAGGGGAAGGAACGACGTTTACGGTCTTTTTTCCGTTCGCCGAGACGTAA